In the Vitis vinifera cultivar Pinot Noir 40024 chromosome 2, ASM3070453v1 genome, one interval contains:
- the LOC100261618 gene encoding transcription repressor MYB6 translates to MGRAPCCSKVGLQRGPWTAIEDTLLIDYIRAHGQGNWRYLPKKAGLLRCGKSCRLRWMNYLRPGIKRGNFTADEDDLIIRLRSLLGNRWSLIAGRLPGRTDNEIKNYWNCHLSKRLKHTGKTPEEFIKINNHLSKGLKHMGKTPEAPSTINNKNCKIYKPKPFRITSVSIITRNNSADSSISGPTSGSATAQEDKGSLASTEAPGLPWPQAGSAGDAGGVLVVNNEHDIASEPSSQYDPIPTNHNKFEMLYQEYLQLLMADDNVAVESLSA, encoded by the exons ATGGGAAGAGCTCCCTGTTGTTCTAAGGTGGGTTTGCAGAGAGGGCCATGGACAGCCATAGAAGACACTCTACTCATCGACTATATTCGAGCACACGGCCAAGGCAATTGGAGATATTTGCCTAAGAAAGCTG GACTTCTTAGGTGTGGGAAAAGCTGCAGGCTTAGATGGATGAACTATCTTCGACCCGGTATCAAGAGAGGAAATTTTACAGCTGATGAAGACGACCTTATCATCCGGCTTCGTTCCCTCTTGGGAAACCGGTGGTCGCTCATTGCTGGAAGGCTTCCAGGGCGGACTGATAATGAGATAAAGAACTACTGGAATTGCCATCTCAGTAAGAGATTGAAGCACACGGGCAAAACCCCAGAAGAGTTCATCAAAATAAACAACCATCTCAGTAAGGGATTGAAGCACATGGGCAAAACCCCAGAAGCGCCCAGCACAATAAACAACAAGAATTGTAAAATCTACAAGCCAAAGCCCTTTAGGATTACCTCGGTCTCGATAATTACAAGGAACAACAGTGCTGATAGTTCGATAAGCGGGCCAACCAGTGGTTCTGCTACTGCCCAAGAAGATAAAGGATCATTAGCCAGCACAGAAGCCCCCGGTCTGCCATGGCCTCAGGCTGGTAGTGCAGGTGATGCAGGAGGTGTTTTAGTTGTCAATAATGAACATGATATTGCCTCTGAACCTTCTTCCCAATATGATCCAATACCTACAAACCATAACAAGTTTGAGATGCTTTATCAGGAGTATCTACAGCTTTTAATGGCGGATGATAATGTTGCAGTGGAATCGCTATCTGCTTAA